Within the Rosa rugosa chromosome 2, drRosRugo1.1, whole genome shotgun sequence genome, the region atttctgtctgattggtccctcccgcgtcaaattaggagttgaccTTAGGTGAAAtatccaatatacccctctgttatttctttttcctttttaatttctttttctcctttttttttctttttcctttttaatttctttttttcttttttttttaatttcttttttgctttttcttctttttttcttgttcctttttaattttttttccttttttttctttttgtcctttttaatttcttttttgctttttcttctttttttcttgttcctttttaatttcttttttgctttttcttctttttttcttgttcctttttaatttctttttttctttttttttttcttttcgttttgcctactttctccttcctcaacccaccaatcccattccgatcaaactccacaacccatctgtttctctccccaaattgaaaccaaacccagcaaagacctagcttggcggtgcagagatagacatcgagcaaaagcaagaggctaggagctgatcgatcacttcttcaccttctctgaagccatctccctctgttgggatccgccctcgcctccatcgtcgctgacgccatctcccaaacacaagcagatcccaatcagctcggaaattcgccgctaaaccactcccctcttgttttcacaacctacttctctctctcccactcaaatctcactttctctctccacatcaagcctcaatttggaaacttttcactgaaaactatcattttttcagaccctgaggtttttgggtcttgctcaaaatggtgatttggattttgggtctggttaaaatgatggtttttgatggccaagttgaccaaaaccagaagtgaagaagaagaatagtgatggaaaagaaaaatggccgccggcgtggagaacaataattggggtttcgggtcgatctggattgatTCGCTGACGTGGCGCTATCAATGCaacaggatacgatggtcattaaaaaggaaaaagaaaaaaggaaaaaagaaattaaaaaggaaaaaagaaaaataaaaaaaggaaaaggaaaaaagaaattaaaaaggaaaaagaaaaaagaaaaaaaaaagccgcCGGcctggagaacaagaattggggtttcgggtcgatctggattggttcgccgacgtggcgctatcGATGCAgtaggatacgatggtcattaaaaaggaaaaagaaaaaagaaaaaggaaaaaaaaaaagaaattaaaaaggaaaaaaaaaaaggagaaaaagaaattaaaaaggaaaaagaaataacagaggggtatattggacatttcacctgaggtcaactcctaatttgacgcgggagggaccaatcagacagAAATTTTGAcattagggacttttcagattaattgagaatgtcagggactgaaacgaaaaaaaggtcatagtacagagactaaacataatttaatccaattaaaattaaagcatcaacatttatacaagatgagttagggcttcacaaccctaactcccaaaattgaactattCACAACTCATTATCAAATACATTATCAAATACATAAGAAAATCAAAGAAATGATAGAGGAGAGAGGAAACACAAGTTAGGctcacaatttgctataggCAAACATGAACCCAACTTGATATTAAGCCCCCCACTCTTTACCAAAAGTAAAATCTTTATGTGTTGATGAGCAATTGATAGTATGGGTAGTAAAAGCCCCTTGATTTTTTCTTGAAAAATGTTGGagaatgataaaatggaaagagagaaaaatgagagagaagatGGGAGGTGGTTTGCGACTACAGTAGGATATTTGGGAATGGAAAAAAATGGGTCGTGGTGTAATGCCGAGGGGATGAAATCAGTTGTCCCCATTATTTTATCTCAATTCTATCCCCTTAACATGATTGGTCCacagagattaaaaaaatattttcttaatcttttgttctattttttaatCTCTATGGACCAATCATGTTGAGATGACAGAATTGAGACACAAAAATCTGGGATAGCTGATTTCATCCCAATaccgagagagagaggagcgaATGCCTTAACTGAAGTGGGTGGCTGGGATCTTGTGTGGAGAGACAGAAAGATGGGAATCATGGGATAATCTGAGGTGTGCCACGTGATGTCACAAATGAGAAGGGGAAAAGGAGCACGTGGTGTGCTGTTGGCTTTTGGCAAGAATAATTAACCAATTgattaattggttaattaatattcatttaatTAACCGTTTTCTCTTCTCTAATTTTTTCGATCAATGCTCTTCCACATATTTTCAGCTCTTTTCGAAATATTGACCGCAGTTGACTGATTTGAGCGTTTTTCATTCACCTATCGCGTAACAATTAACACAGTCATCAAAGATGGGAAGTATTTACGTCCcggtttatcgtacctcggggattacgaGCTAGCCAAGAATCCTATGGTTCTAGGTCACCGAAAATCACttgcacaaacaaataaaaatagaaaaaaggcTAAACAAGGCACCGAGCCTCATTAAAGCATGACTTTGCATCACACAAAGTCACAAAGTCAACGGCATTGCACCAAGCAAGGCCTAGATAGGGCCGTGAAACACACAAAAGTGCTTGTAATGCTCACGCCCACATGGATTTACAAATGAATGGTAGTGGGAAAGTCACAATattttttggattttcataaatgataaatacaCTAACTAACTACGACATAAAAATAAGATAGATAGAAGGATGGGATGCATCGCATCAAGGGTCACCATGGAATTCAAGGTTCTCCACACAAatctaaaaggaaaaatttcagtttagtaccctgtggtttgggtccaacatcatgttagtccctgcggtttcaatttgatcagtaaCACCCCTGCACTCTCAATTTCAATCAACCAtgtccaaattttactgttccgttCATATTAGCCGTTAACTGGGCCCAGTTAAAGggctaaatttgtcatttcacacaattttcctacaaaaacaaaaaaaaaaattgtttttttccTCCGATTAAACcactcctctctctcctcctctccccCATTCCTCCATCTCCACCCACCTCCTCTACCTAAACAGTCTCACAACGACCTCAAACCCAAATCAGCTATGGAAGAAACCATAATCCGAATAGTCACAAAGCTCGAAGACCTCCGCTACCTCGAAAACCCCACCAATACCCAATCCCAACCCATCTTCGATTCCACTCTCTCCGACCTCCAAACCCTCTTCGACGCCAATGACTCCGACCCCATGGACTGCTTCCCCGACGAGATCGCCGCCAAgtccctctccctctccaatCTGGTCCGCCCCATCGGCGCCGCCATGGATTCCGACCCGGCCCTCTTCtgatttcttctccttctcaaaATTCCGACGCGGTACTCTCCTTTTCTGTAAGAGTCAATACTGTCATCGTCCTCCTCTGATCTTGATGAAGACAAGCACAACATGTTGCTGATCCGAATTGGGTTTTGAGGATTGTGAGCTAATGTGTATTGGGTGCTTTGAATTTGAAACCCCGATTGAAAAAGGATCAACGTGTAGCCAGTTTAGAGAAGAATTAAGAGTTGGGTATGAGTTAAAATTGGATTTGAAGCTGAATCCGGCATGAGGTAAAATTGGAATTGGATTGTTAGTACGATTTAGGGATCAATGGAGCTTTGAGTTCTGGGAACAATTGCCCAATTTAATTTCGGTATGATTAGCCATACTTACTTGAGTttcaattttggttttggtgttCTTTATGTTATCCAATCACTGGTTTGAATTTTCCTATTCATCCTATAAACTGCGAGTTATATTTGCTTCACAGCCAATCATTCAGAATTTGGATTCAAATTCTTTGGTTAGGTGTTTATTTCTTTCCCCATTTTTGGTATCCGATCACTTTCTGGGCTCCATTGCAGAATGCTTTTTAGTCATTTGCTGGTAGATTTCtcatattcattttttttttatgaatgaTTTCTCATATTCATTGAGATAGAGAGAGCAGGTACTATTTTGATCAGATGTCTGTTAAGTGTTAAATGTTACTGGGATTGATCGAAAAATAAGGGATATGATGAGACTGTTTAGGTAGAGGAGGTGGGTGGAGATGGAGGAATGGGggagaggagaagagagaggggtgGTTTAAtcggaggaagaaaaaaaaattgtttttgttttttgtttttttgttttgttttgtttttttgtaggaaaattgtgtgaaatgacaaatttagccCTTTAAGTGGGCTAAGTTAACGGCTAATATtgacggaacagtaaaatttggacacggttgattgaAATTGAGAGTGCAGGGGtattgctgatcaaattgaaaccgcagggactaaactgaaattttccCAATCTAAAATCACATGGAATGATGATGATTAGTTCAAATGACGCTTCAAATGTTTTGTCGGATTTCCATTTAGCATTAAGAGGTCGAAAAGAAAACTAAATTGATTGTCATGAAATAGTAGTCAAACCCtaagcaaaaacaagaagaagaaagaatacttAGGTTTTGGCTACCCTATACTAGTCTCAAAccttatgccttgttagggccgtaagtgctcaaaactaaatgctttaggtttcgacaatcgattgtaacacactctaacaaccatcaccacaaataataaggtcaaaaagagtacttgtgataacAATTACCGTACCCAACAATTCCGAATACTATTCCAACAATCAAGGGTAATAATACTCAAAATTAGGTGATTGGAGGACCACAATCTAAGAAATCCAAATGGAAATAGAGATATGCAATGGGCAAATTTCACCATACTCATGCCATAATccaaattgaaatataaattccccaatttaatattccaattccaacacaccaaacatagattaaggaggggaaaacctaaaccatacatctagagtgaagaaattaaagcaagagtacacaaatcatatgaataaacatcaattttattaattcctcaacaaaaccatacaaaactaaacttgagtttcaaaacctaaaaccatgagaggtcacacacaagtatatatcaatacacatcaaacaataccataagcaagaaataagagagggaaagaagagggaaagagaggagaaatccATGAAAGTCAAGGCAAAGCTTGTCACTAGCTATTACCATAACTTCATGGCTTCTCTTGCTACCCTTATGAAGCCATGGTGTAGAGATGGCGGCCTAGATACCGGAAATGTGTGTGCCTCCTCCTTGTGCAATCCTACATGTGAATTAtgggggatgaagaagagaagaagaggtgagaagggagagaattcccaaattcggccaaaaggccTAGGGTGAAGAAAAATGGGTCTTCAGCTTATGAAATGTGTGTGCAAAGGTGCTTAAATACCCCCTTGGGTTCAAGGGTCAAGATTGGACTTGTATCCTAGATCCAAGGGctcaaaaacaagtagaaaataggtaaaatgaaaagactaaaacaacctaataaaaatgtagagaattagaATATTAGAAAACATTTTGGAAAGTATAAAGAAAACCGGAGGGTAAAagtgtaagtgagtgtgtgcctagtgtgaacacaaataaatatctccatccacatgtgtgatgtgtgtgaAGTGTGTGGTCCACTaattattattgtcattatatcaattttgaatttgaaatttgaatacaaagatgtaatacaaataggcttgggtcttcacttgtgtacttctttggtcttgggcctTGGGTTTCTTGCTTTTGGGCCAAGTTGACTCAGTTGACCCTATGGTCAACCAGTTGACTTTTTGTCCTTTAGTCAGAAGTTGACTTTTCACTCGAATCGCTCTTTGTTTCATCTTTTCCCTCTCTTGACCATATATAATTTCatacaaatgaagaaaataaagtaataCTACAAAATAATGCTTGAGTATTCgctaatttcaaggtaattagGGCTAGAAACACACGTAAATCGCGTGTGAATCATTGACCGGCTTCATCTATTTTGTCAAAAACTTCAATTTACTCCAATTTCGAGCCAATTTATCTCAGTTTCTACAACTCCGTTTATTCCtacataataaataaaaatggattaattacattataattaacttgagaattaacttatttatagtgttttagatacaatttttttttttaataaatgttttagatacaattacatgcatagaaatgcgtgtaatcactgTCTAACCTGCCTAAGCTTTTAATGGCAAATTGGCACGTGTATAAAGGCAAATCTAAAGTCTGAATATTGATTTGCCCACTATACTTTCAATCCTGCCTCTATACTTTCAATCTCTATTCGCGACCAAGTCTGAAACTCTTCACTAAAGACTTTCTTCGCAACCACAGCCACCTCTGGCAACGACACTAACGAGCTTTAAAAGTGCCTCGGAGACCTCTCCCCTACCGAGTGGAACACCTGCATAAGCAAGATTTCCCCTTCAGTCAACCAACTCTGTTGAAAACCTCCACCGATTAATTAGCcctctgcttttctctctcttatcattcctttcttctcctcttAATCAATCAGCATGAACCCATCTTAGATAGAACCAAAGGTTGATAGAATTAAAGATTTCAAGCAAATTTCCTTccatgagagagagaagatctgGAAACTGTGGCGAAGAAGAAATCAAGAaacgggggagagagagagagagatttatctatttttttaattgctgTTGAGGCAAAAAATAAGTGGTCCCTCTAAGTAAGTATTTATGAAAATCAATATAAGCCGTTGGATGTGATTTTATACACATGTCGCTTTGGCATTGAAAGTTTAGGAAGGTTAGGCAGATAAGGAGCTTAGGCGAGGATCCTATcctatgtaagggtggggtgggctaagggtttttttttaaaaaaaaaaaatagcacaaCAAATGCAAACACCACAACAACACAGAGCAAAAGGCAGGAAAATAACGCAAAGCGCAAAGAAAGCACACACAAGCTACAGACGGGAGAGTTCCGGATCATTACCTGAGATACTTCGTCCTAGCCCCTCCAATTTAGTTGTGTAAAATGGACGGCACCgatgaaattatgaatttttaaggtACTGATACTTTAAGGCGCTCAAGGGGAGCCAAGGCCTAAGTGGTAGAGTTTTGTTAGCTTTCCGACCCAAGCCCACAAATTAGTATCTAGGAGGCTAAAATTGTTCGGTGAAATGTCCGAGTGAGTGAAACTACGGTtgagaaaaaaatgaaagatcAAGATAATTTAGCTAGGTAAGATTGCCAAGTAAAGATGGAAGGTGCGGTTTAAACTCACAATACTCGATGTTCAAAAAAATTAAGGAATGGAGGTTACCGATTGAAGCAGGTAAATAACCGGAGAAACTTGTCCTCCTAACATTCAAATACTCCAAGGGACTACTCCTGTTGAAATCAGGAAACTAACCTCTTAAGTCTTGGTTAGAGTCCAAATCAAGAACCTGCAAGTTTGGTAGATAGAAGATGCCAACAGGGAATTCCCCATGAAATGAGCAGTGTGAAAGGTTGACATAGGTTAGGCTGGTAAGATCATGGCCTAACCTCAATGGGATTTGAGAAAGACTGAAGTCATTATCAGAAAGGTCCAGCCTTTGCAAGTGAACAAGTTGAAAAAGGCTGCTGCTGGAATTTACAGAACCATAAAGATAACTCCTTCTGAGGTCAAGGCCACTGACATAGCCAGAGTACTAGAAGGTGATGTCAAAAACAGAAACCAAACAGAAAGGACAAAAACTAGAAGAATGAGTACGTGCTACGACTCTTGACTTGTGATAAGTCGAGAAAAAAGCTAGCTGCCGCAACCCAAGGCGAAGAAGCTAAGAAGGTGAGGGAATTAATTGAATTCCTTGAATTAAATTAAATAAGTTCATCAAATTTGTAGACTTCAACTTGGAAGACTTGAAGTGGACGTGCATTATTGTCCATCACGCTCTACGTACGATTATTTGGAACGTTAAATGTCCAATAATTTGCATTATTCCATACGAAAAGTAAGTGAGTCATCTGCATTGTTGATCACGGCCGGATATTTATGGTGTATGACCTTTCAACGGTAAGGGGTTTATGTTCAATTAATTCAAGACTGGTATTGTCAGGAAGTCTAAGACCCATTTGCATATCGATAGTGAAATTGATTCCTTAATGTGGAGAATTTCTCAGGGATTGTGATGCCTTGTGGCTTAGTATCCACAAAATGAGAGGATGATGTGAGTGAGGGGTGCAAGGGGTTAATATGTAATTTAGGGACTTTGTTCCAATTATATGATGAAAAACAAGGGAGTGTCGGAGGATTGCCTTCAAGTAAATAATTCAATTGTCAAAATTAACCATTCAATCCTTACTTATTTTGAAAGAACAAATTACGTATTCGCATCGAAATTCATTGAGTCACTTATGTAGGGTACTAATACATTCAATTGAATAAACCTGATATTTGATAATCATGATAATCAAATGGATTTCAACTTCACTTCTTGAAGAACTCGAAAGAGACCCTAACAAGGGAGGTGCTTTTCTAAGTCTCCCAAGGATCAtaaaatacaaaacacataCATATCCAGTAACTGTAATCGCTACAAGCTTCAAAACACAGTAAACACTACACACAAAAGTACTACTAATTAACTAGCTAGATTCTCCAGTGAGCACGTACGTATTTTCAAGTTTATAGTTAAGAGGTATTAATAGTATTGATCGATCACATTTACTAGTGATATAACTAAGCTATCCCACAAGGGAATGCCTCGCTCATACGATAAAGACGTTGAGTCAGAGAGAGAACAAACCGATGAATCCCCCAAAAAGGGCAATAATAATAACGTTACATTATGTGACGATATATATAGCTATATATTTATATCGTCACATAATAGTGCAACCCCCTGATGGTGGATCATAGATGTGCAATTCCATCTCATGGTGATGACAACATCTTCTTCCCCTAATTGGACTATAACTATTAGTGTTTTGCGCATCTTGGCTAGTTTTCTTTTCGGTTATTTCTTCCAGGCTCAATAAGTTTGCATAGCCGAGCTTCTTCCTCAGCAATCTGGTCAATCCCGCTGCATCAACATCGTCTCCGATTATCTCTATTTGGTCACTCCTTGCCTCCTTGAAAGCCACTGATTTAACACCTGCAACAGCGTAAATTactcaaaaatttaaaaaagaaacaCTATCGGAGACCAAAATCTGAATCATTAATTAGCATAAcaatgtacatatatatac harbors:
- the LOC133728971 gene encoding heavy metal-associated isoprenylated plant protein 47-like; protein product: MKQKITIEANIWCDKCRSKAMKIAVVEDGVKSVAFKEARSDQIEIIGDDVDAAGLTRLLRKKLGYANLLSLEEITEKKTSQDAQNTNSYSPIRGRRCCHHHEMELHIYDPPSGGCTIM